TGCACAAATCTCCTGTTGTCATAATCTTGCATCTTGTGCGTGCGGCACAGATAAGTTCACTTATTTTCCTTGCATTTTCCAACTCTCCGTACAATCTAAAAATTCTCTCTAAATCTTCTGATTTATAATTGTTTACAACCCACTCTGCATTGTGTTTTGCAAGCCTGTTCATTCTCATATCCAGAGGTGCGTCAAACCTATACGAAAAGCCTCTGTCGGGAGTATCAAATTGATGAGAAGACACACCCAGGTCTGCAATGATGCCATCTACCTTATTGATTCCCAGATACTTCACAAAGTTCTCTACAAACCTGAAATTGTTGTGAATAGGGATAACTCTCTTATCCTTAGGAGCATTGGCGATTGCATCTGAATCTTTATCAAATGCTATAAGCATTCCTTTTGAGCCAAGCTGACGCAAAATTTCTTTTGTGTGGCCTCCGCCGCCAAGCGTAGCGTCAATAAAAACTCCGTTTTTCTTTGAATCAATGTTAAGCGCAGAAACACTCTCGCTCAGCATTACTGGTTTGTGGTATGCAGGCATATTTTTAGGTTTTTTATAAATCCTTAACCCAGAATCTTCTCTGTAAGTTTAATAAAGTCTGAGTGGGACATTTCCTCCTTGCCATACTTTTCCTTTGCCCAAATCTCAATTTTGTGGTCATTGCCTGCAAAGACAACTTCCTTCTTTATCCCTATACTAGAGAGAATACTCTTTGGAATCATTATTCTTCCGAATTTAGAGTCTGCGGTAACTGATGCTCTGCCCTTCATGTACTCACGCCAGAACATGGCGTGTTCTTCTTTAAAGAAATTTAATTTGTTTTTTACCTGTTCTGATTCTTTTTCCCATTCATCGTATGGGTACATATCCAAACAATTGGCAAACAGGTCTTTCTTAACAACAAAAGAAAGCTCAATTTCTTTGTCCTCAGATTTATTTGATTTTCTGCCCATTGCGACGGCTTCCATGGCCTCTTGCTTAAGCAGATCCTTAGTCATTGCGCTCTTAAAAGCAGATGGAACAACAAGTCTTCCCTTGTCATCCAGCTTAACTTCATATTCGCCAATAAATTTAACCATCTGCTTGTTTTTTTAATCGGAAAATCAACTGTGCAAAATTAACGAAAAATTTTCCACTTTCTTACACTTATTTCCAAATTTATCCACATTTTCTCCACTACTTTTGAACAAGCATGGACCGGATAAGAATAAAAGGACAAAAAAAAAGCCGGGCAGAAAACTGTCCGGCTTAATAAAAATTGTTGTTAATTACTCTTTTTCAAGCTTTTCTGCTTTATCATCAAATTTTGAGTTATAATAATCATC
The window above is part of the Bacteroidales bacterium genome. Proteins encoded here:
- the rsmH gene encoding 16S rRNA (cytosine(1402)-N(4))-methyltransferase RsmH, which codes for MPAYHKPVMLSESVSALNIDSKKNGVFIDATLGGGGHTKEILRQLGSKGMLIAFDKDSDAIANAPKDKRVIPIHNNFRFVENFVKYLGINKVDGIIADLGVSSHQFDTPDRGFSYRFDAPLDMRMNRLAKHNAEWVVNNYKSEDLERIFRLYGELENARKISELICAARTRCKIMTTGDLCKILARLYNQKTEKKFLGKVFQALRIEVNMEMRALEDFLAGAMQVLSPGGRLSVITYHSLEDRAVKNFIREYKDNGVFESVTKKPLVPTDEEQGENARSRSAKLRVAEKR